From the genome of Solidesulfovibrio carbinolicus, one region includes:
- the hisF gene encoding imidazole glycerol phosphate synthase subunit HisF, producing MLSKRVIPCLDVRDGKLTKGIKFQGNVDIGDPVETARLYYEAGADELVFYDITASSEGRGIMLDVVDRVAREIFIPFSVGGGISTVEDMRAVLLAGAEKISVNSAAVKNPDIISQGAAAFGSQCVVVGMDVKHVGVSEHIPSGYEIVIHGGRKAMGLDALEWAKTVEALGAGEICCNSIDADGAKTGYELTLTRMIAEAVTIPVIASGGAGNPDHMADAVTTGKASAALIASIVHYDEYTIKDCKDHMAKRGVKVRDIW from the coding sequence ATGCTCTCCAAACGCGTCATTCCCTGCCTCGACGTCCGCGACGGCAAGCTCACCAAGGGCATCAAGTTCCAAGGCAACGTGGACATCGGCGATCCCGTCGAGACCGCCCGCCTCTACTACGAGGCCGGGGCCGATGAACTCGTTTTCTACGACATCACCGCCTCCAGCGAAGGCCGGGGCATCATGCTCGACGTGGTGGACCGGGTGGCCCGGGAAATCTTTATCCCGTTTTCCGTGGGCGGCGGCATCTCCACCGTCGAGGACATGCGGGCGGTGCTGCTGGCCGGGGCGGAAAAAATCTCGGTCAATTCCGCCGCCGTCAAAAACCCCGACATCATCAGTCAGGGCGCGGCCGCCTTTGGCTCCCAATGCGTGGTGGTCGGCATGGACGTCAAGCATGTCGGCGTGTCCGAACATATCCCCTCGGGCTATGAGATCGTCATCCACGGCGGCCGCAAGGCCATGGGCCTGGACGCCCTGGAGTGGGCCAAAACCGTCGAAGCCCTGGGGGCCGGCGAAATCTGCTGCAACTCCATTGACGCCGACGGGGCCAAGACCGGCTATGAACTCACGCTCACGCGTATGATCGCCGAAGCCGTCACCATTCCGGTCATCGCTTCCGGCGGCGCGGGCAATCCCGACCACATGGCCGACGCCGTCACCACAGGCAAGGCCTCGGCCGCGCTCATCGCCTCCATCGTCCACTACGACGAATACACCATCAAGGACTGCAAGGACCACATGGCCAAGCGAGGCGTCAAGGTCCGCGACATCTGGTGA
- the hisH gene encoding imidazole glycerol phosphate synthase subunit HisH — MLAILDYEAGNQTSVRRALDHLGIPCRITADPAVIADASGLIFPGVGAAGQAMRHLTATGLDALLAEQVAAAKPLLGICLGCQIILDYSPENDTKALGIIPGQCAMFNQALTDEDDQPIRIPHMGWNKVALAKSCELFDGIDPASEFYFVHSYYPVPAPEYVLGLTRYGLDFCSVHGRRGLWAVQFHPEKSGRPGLALLRNFAAYCQEA; from the coding sequence ATGCTTGCCATCCTGGACTACGAGGCCGGAAACCAGACCAGCGTGCGGCGCGCCCTGGACCATCTCGGCATTCCCTGCCGCATCACCGCCGATCCGGCCGTCATCGCCGACGCCTCGGGACTCATCTTCCCAGGCGTGGGCGCGGCCGGCCAGGCCATGCGCCATTTGACCGCAACCGGCCTGGACGCCCTTCTAGCAGAGCAGGTCGCCGCCGCAAAGCCGCTGCTGGGCATCTGCCTCGGTTGCCAGATCATCCTCGACTACAGCCCGGAAAACGACACCAAGGCCCTTGGCATCATTCCCGGCCAGTGCGCCATGTTCAACCAAGCCCTTACCGACGAGGACGACCAGCCCATCCGCATCCCCCACATGGGCTGGAACAAGGTCGCCCTGGCCAAGAGCTGCGAACTCTTCGACGGCATCGACCCGGCCTCGGAGTTCTACTTCGTCCACAGCTACTACCCCGTGCCGGCCCCGGAATACGTCCTCGGCCTCACCCGGTACGGCCTGGATTTCTGTTCCGTCCACGGACGCCGTGGCCTTTGGGCCGTGCAGTTCCACCCGGAAAAAAGCGGTCGCCCGGGGCTGGCGCTTTTGCGCAACTTCGCCGCCTACTGCCAGGAGGCTTAA
- the rfaD gene encoding ADP-glyceromanno-heptose 6-epimerase: MIIVTGGAGFLGSALVWGLNAAGHDDILVVDNLGHGDKWKNLVNRRFADYLHKDAFLEAITGARDPFQATAVVHLGACSSTTETDAEYLMGNNTAYAKAVARYALEAGARLIVASSAATYGDGSLGFDDDPDGLDTLKPLNMYGYSKHLFDLWARREGLLGQLASLKFFNVYGPNEYHKADMRSVVCKAYAQIGKTGRLSLFKSSRPDYPDGGQKRDFLYVKDAVAVMLWLLEHPEVGGVYNVGSGAARTWNDLAAAVFSAMEKALAVDYIPMPEAIRGKYQYFTEAKMDRLHAAGCANPFMTLEEGVADYVKGYLSQPDRYL, from the coding sequence ATGATCATCGTCACGGGCGGGGCCGGATTTTTGGGCAGCGCGCTGGTGTGGGGGCTCAACGCCGCCGGGCACGACGACATTTTGGTGGTGGACAACCTGGGGCACGGCGACAAATGGAAAAATCTCGTCAATCGCCGCTTTGCCGACTATCTGCACAAGGACGCCTTTTTGGAGGCCATCACGGGCGCCAGGGATCCGTTTCAGGCCACGGCCGTGGTCCATCTCGGGGCTTGCTCTTCCACCACCGAGACCGACGCCGAATATCTCATGGGCAACAACACGGCCTATGCCAAGGCCGTGGCCCGCTATGCCCTGGAAGCCGGGGCGCGGTTGATCGTGGCCTCCTCGGCGGCCACCTATGGCGACGGCAGCCTTGGTTTCGACGACGACCCCGACGGCCTGGACACGCTTAAGCCGCTGAACATGTACGGTTATTCCAAGCACCTGTTTGACTTGTGGGCGCGACGCGAAGGGTTGCTGGGGCAATTGGCCAGCCTCAAATTTTTCAACGTCTACGGCCCCAACGAATATCACAAGGCCGACATGCGCTCCGTGGTCTGCAAGGCCTACGCCCAGATCGGCAAAACCGGCCGGCTGTCGCTTTTTAAGTCCAGCCGGCCGGATTATCCCGACGGCGGCCAGAAGCGGGATTTTCTGTACGTCAAGGACGCCGTGGCCGTGATGTTGTGGCTTCTGGAGCATCCCGAAGTGGGCGGGGTCTACAATGTGGGCAGCGGCGCGGCCCGGACCTGGAACGATCTGGCGGCTGCGGTTTTTTCGGCCATGGAAAAGGCCCTGGCCGTGGACTACATCCCCATGCCCGAGGCCATACGCGGCAAGTACCAGTATTTCACCGAGGCCAAAATGGATCGGCTGCACGCCGCCGGCTGCGCCAACCCTTTCATGACCCTGGAAGAGGGCGTGGCCGACTACGTGAAGGGCTACCTGTCCCAGCCTGACCGCTATCTGTAG
- the glpX gene encoding class II fructose-bisphosphatase gives MEAPDRNLGLDLVRVTEAAALSSSRWLGRGDKNAGDQAAVDAMRLSFNTLPIDGVIIIGEGEKDEAPMLYNGERVGSGQGHAVDVAVDPVEGTNLLAYGRPNAISVVGIAPRGSMFNPGPSYYMQKLVVPPQAKEAVELDAPIGENLKKIAKALGKDMDDLVVFVLDKPRHKGLIQEIRTAGARIQLHTDGDVAGSLMAVDPDNVVDVMCGTGGTPEGVLSACAIRALGGRMLARLDPQSETEAAALAEAGIDCKQVFTEETLVRSDDTYFAATGISGGAFLEGVAFTGTHAVTHSLVMRGKTGTMRRIETRIRLDKLMEISAVKYD, from the coding sequence ATGGAAGCGCCGGACAGAAACCTGGGCCTTGACCTCGTACGGGTGACCGAAGCGGCTGCCTTAAGTTCCTCGCGCTGGCTGGGGCGCGGCGACAAGAACGCCGGCGACCAGGCCGCCGTGGACGCCATGCGCCTGTCGTTTAACACCCTGCCCATCGACGGCGTCATCATCATCGGCGAAGGCGAAAAAGACGAAGCCCCCATGCTGTATAACGGCGAGCGCGTGGGCAGCGGCCAGGGCCATGCCGTGGACGTGGCCGTGGACCCGGTGGAAGGCACCAATCTGCTGGCCTACGGCCGCCCCAACGCCATCTCCGTGGTCGGCATCGCCCCGCGCGGCTCCATGTTCAATCCCGGCCCCAGCTACTACATGCAAAAGCTCGTGGTTCCGCCCCAGGCCAAGGAAGCCGTGGAACTCGACGCGCCCATCGGGGAGAATCTCAAGAAAATCGCCAAGGCCCTGGGCAAGGACATGGATGATCTGGTGGTCTTCGTCCTGGACAAGCCGCGGCACAAAGGGCTCATCCAGGAAATCCGCACGGCCGGCGCCCGCATCCAGCTCCACACCGACGGCGACGTGGCCGGTTCGCTCATGGCCGTGGACCCGGACAACGTGGTGGACGTCATGTGCGGCACCGGCGGCACCCCCGAAGGCGTGCTCTCGGCCTGCGCCATCCGGGCCCTGGGCGGCCGGATGCTGGCCCGCCTCGACCCCCAGTCCGAAACCGAGGCGGCCGCCCTGGCCGAAGCCGGCATCGACTGCAAACAGGTCTTCACCGAGGAAACCCTGGTGCGCAGCGACGACACCTATTTCGCCGCCACCGGCATCTCCGGCGGCGCGTTCCTCGAAGGCGTGGCCTTCACCGGCACCCACGCCGTCACCCACTCCCTGGTCATGCGCGGCAAAACCGGCACCATGCGCCGCATCGAAACCCGCATCCGGCTGGATAAGCTGATGGAAATCAGCGCGGTGAAGTACGATTAA
- the tkt gene encoding transketolase, translating into MTTASASDAQAVNVIKGLIMDATRKAASGHPGGAMSSADMAYVLFKDYLRYDPADPTWFDRDRFVLSAGHESMLLYALLHLRGLLTMEDLQHFRQFGSKTPGHPENYETPGVECTTGPLGQGFSMSVGMAVAEAMLRERLGEDIAGHYTYVLSSDGDVQTPVFQGSAALAGLWGLGRLIVLFDKNQVQLSGPVAICDHVDYAKLFASMGWHVVEIDGHDHAAIRAAIEAAKAETSRPSMIIGLTTIAKGSATMEGDCGSHGAPFSEDEIKATKKNLGLPEDQKFYLPAEVGEHFRARWPELAAARKAWNTTLEAKLAADAGFEDLWRQAKRAPGNRTFNWPTFDPAKAVATRSAWGKALDAITPDFPLLVGGSADLDPSNQTEKFRKATGVFSPENTLGRTLCFGVREFPMGAIVNGITLHGGLMAFGATFLIFSDYERNALRMAALQRIPALHVFTHDSFYVGEDGPTHEPIEQTSSLRLIPNMLVMRPADAYETCACLEVALTRVNRPTSLLLTRQNLPVLDPAHYPGLQEGTAKGGYVLVEPESGKPDLILMAAGSEVSLAMAAAKLLPELAIRIVSIPCMEIFNEQPEAYKESVLPSAIPFRFAVEAGRPELWCQYTGRMDRIHGISRFGASAPAEKLAEAYGFTPTALAASVKAAWERR; encoded by the coding sequence ATGACCACCGCATCCGCCAGCGACGCCCAGGCCGTCAACGTCATCAAAGGCCTCATCATGGACGCCACCCGCAAGGCCGCTTCCGGCCACCCGGGCGGAGCCATGTCTTCCGCGGACATGGCGTACGTGCTGTTCAAGGACTATCTGCGTTACGACCCGGCCGATCCGACCTGGTTCGACCGCGACCGGTTCGTGCTCTCGGCCGGCCACGAGTCCATGCTGCTCTACGCCCTGCTCCATCTGCGCGGGCTGCTCACCATGGAAGACCTGCAGCATTTCCGGCAATTTGGCAGCAAGACCCCGGGTCATCCCGAGAACTACGAGACCCCGGGCGTCGAATGCACCACCGGGCCGCTGGGGCAGGGCTTTTCCATGTCCGTGGGCATGGCCGTGGCTGAGGCCATGCTGCGCGAGCGTCTGGGCGAGGACATCGCCGGGCATTACACCTACGTTCTTTCCTCCGACGGCGACGTCCAGACTCCGGTGTTCCAGGGGTCGGCCGCCTTGGCCGGCCTGTGGGGACTGGGACGGCTCATCGTCCTTTTCGACAAGAATCAGGTCCAACTCTCGGGACCGGTGGCCATCTGCGACCACGTGGATTACGCCAAGCTCTTTGCGAGCATGGGCTGGCATGTCGTCGAGATCGACGGCCACGATCACGCCGCCATCCGGGCGGCCATCGAGGCGGCCAAGGCCGAAACCTCCCGGCCGTCCATGATCATCGGCCTGACCACCATCGCCAAGGGCTCGGCCACCATGGAAGGCGACTGCGGCTCCCACGGCGCGCCCTTTAGCGAAGACGAGATCAAGGCCACCAAGAAAAACCTCGGCCTGCCCGAGGACCAGAAATTCTATCTGCCGGCCGAGGTGGGCGAACATTTCCGCGCCCGCTGGCCCGAACTGGCCGCCGCCCGCAAGGCCTGGAACACGACCCTGGAAGCCAAGCTGGCCGCCGATGCCGGCTTCGAGGACCTCTGGCGGCAGGCCAAGCGCGCTCCGGGCAACCGGACCTTCAACTGGCCGACCTTCGACCCGGCCAAGGCCGTGGCCACCCGTTCGGCCTGGGGCAAGGCGCTCGACGCCATCACCCCGGACTTCCCGCTCCTGGTCGGCGGTTCGGCCGACCTCGATCCGTCCAACCAGACCGAGAAGTTCCGCAAGGCCACTGGCGTTTTCAGCCCGGAAAACACACTCGGCCGCACCCTGTGCTTCGGCGTGCGCGAGTTCCCCATGGGAGCCATCGTCAACGGCATCACGCTCCACGGCGGGCTCATGGCCTTTGGCGCGACCTTCCTTATCTTCTCCGACTACGAGCGAAACGCCCTGCGCATGGCCGCGCTCCAGCGCATCCCGGCCCTGCACGTGTTCACCCACGATTCCTTTTACGTCGGCGAGGACGGCCCCACCCACGAGCCCATCGAGCAGACCAGCTCCCTGCGCCTTATTCCCAACATGCTCGTCATGCGCCCGGCCGACGCCTACGAGACCTGCGCCTGTCTGGAAGTGGCGCTGACCCGGGTCAACCGTCCCACCAGCCTGCTGCTGACCCGCCAGAACCTGCCCGTCCTGGACCCGGCCCACTATCCCGGACTCCAGGAAGGAACGGCCAAGGGCGGCTACGTCCTGGTCGAGCCCGAGAGCGGCAAGCCGGACCTGATCCTTATGGCCGCCGGCTCGGAAGTCTCCCTGGCCATGGCTGCGGCCAAGCTCCTGCCGGAGCTGGCCATCCGCATCGTCAGCATCCCCTGCATGGAAATCTTCAACGAGCAGCCCGAGGCCTACAAGGAAAGCGTGCTGCCCTCGGCCATCCCCTTCCGCTTCGCCGTGGAAGCCGGCCGGCCCGAGCTGTGGTGCCAGTACACCGGCCGCATGGACCGCATCCACGGCATCTCGCGCTTTGGCGCGTCCGCCCCGGCCGAAAAACTGGCCGAAGCCTACGGATTCACGCCCACGGCCCTGGCCGCCAGCGTCAAGGCCGCCTGGGAACGTCGATAG
- the rpiB gene encoding ribose 5-phosphate isomerase B produces the protein MPKTVFLGSDHAGLELKTVVAAHLTAAGHTVVDLGPSEAKSVDYPDFAKAVCAKVLETPEACGILICGTGIGMSMAANRIPGIRAALCVNEYLARMTRLHNDANVLCLGERVIGQGLAASIVDAFMDTAFEGGRHQRRVDLIESCRPARGQ, from the coding sequence ATGCCCAAGACCGTTTTCCTCGGCTCCGACCATGCCGGCCTGGAACTCAAAACCGTTGTCGCGGCCCATCTCACCGCCGCTGGCCATACCGTGGTCGACCTCGGCCCGTCCGAGGCCAAAAGCGTGGACTACCCCGATTTCGCCAAGGCCGTGTGCGCCAAGGTTCTGGAGACCCCGGAAGCGTGCGGCATCCTCATCTGCGGCACCGGCATCGGCATGTCCATGGCCGCCAACCGCATCCCCGGCATCCGGGCCGCCCTTTGCGTCAACGAATACCTGGCCCGCATGACCCGCCTGCACAACGACGCCAATGTGCTGTGCCTGGGCGAACGCGTTATCGGCCAAGGCCTGGCCGCCTCCATCGTCGATGCGTTTATGGACACCGCCTTCGAAGGCGGCCGCCACCAGCGCCGCGTGGACCTGATCGAATCCTGCCGACCCGCCCGCGGGCAGTAG
- a CDS encoding lipoprotein insertase outer membrane protein LolB has translation MRRSALPVRLLLFAALAVAALGGCAPAKPGVPGPADEAKAVYQTFLDAQAKNEPAKAFSLSGSLSFARSGKSGRLNYRFYGNYAAPVRLDLTTPMGGAYAHLREAGGEFTALVPGRDTLFTHADTRAGAAKLGMPLPFTLRELATIVSGRLGELASSRYASAKKVQGGYEYAYTGDPRLSCLTLDFQGKPRHLTGRGVEPWRIDFEDDEATPGYGAPVARRLVLTTPGGATLTLRVKTLAPRPAPYPAADLELPVPPNVAVRPLDAAGDGGLLPEL, from the coding sequence ATGCGCCGCAGCGCCCTGCCCGTCCGCCTGCTGCTTTTCGCCGCCCTGGCCGTGGCCGCCCTCGGCGGTTGCGCCCCGGCCAAACCCGGCGTTCCCGGTCCGGCCGACGAGGCCAAGGCCGTCTACCAGACCTTCCTGGACGCCCAGGCCAAAAACGAGCCGGCCAAGGCCTTTTCCCTGTCCGGCTCCTTGAGCTTTGCCCGGAGCGGCAAGAGCGGCCGGCTCAACTACCGCTTCTACGGCAACTACGCCGCGCCGGTGCGCCTGGACCTGACCACGCCCATGGGTGGGGCCTACGCCCATCTGCGCGAGGCCGGCGGCGAATTCACCGCCTTGGTGCCAGGCCGCGACACCCTTTTCACCCATGCCGACACCCGGGCCGGCGCGGCCAAGCTCGGCATGCCCCTGCCCTTTACCCTGCGCGAACTGGCGACCATCGTTTCGGGACGCCTGGGCGAGCTGGCCTCGTCCCGCTATGCCTCGGCCAAGAAGGTTCAGGGCGGCTACGAATACGCCTATACGGGCGACCCGCGCCTGTCCTGCCTCACCCTTGACTTCCAAGGCAAACCGCGACATCTGACCGGCCGGGGCGTGGAGCCTTGGCGCATCGATTTCGAGGACGACGAGGCGACCCCGGGCTATGGCGCGCCCGTGGCCAGACGCCTTGTCCTAACCACCCCCGGAGGGGCGACGCTCACCCTTCGCGTCAAGACCCTTGCCCCCCGACCGGCCCCCTACCCGGCCGCCGATCTGGAACTGCCCGTCCCGCCCAACGTGGCCGTGCGGCCCCTGGACGCCGCCGGCGACGGCGGGCTTTTGCCGGAACTTTAA
- a CDS encoding tetratricopeptide repeat protein, which yields MPEARNRLFPARLPVLLVLALLPCLLSNSCASSRLARNAYAARGLSPSAEVNYQFLVYQDLLRQGRKEDAAQTLAGLAAAHPSPDLSVELANLYWGQNEREKATETLEQARLAFPGSRQVNFYLANAYQMRRLNDQAITVLEAFLASQPKDYAAVQELASLEIDAGRNKEAGELLGRIPEAERDATVHYLMAKAAAGSGRAKEAMRHYRAAVAADAGLMPAWAELAALLEAEGDFKGAQDAYQRMLSLGEESPEVRAKLVRLAIRQKNPAKALALLKEGPTGKSQYLDAMSALVEAGQPKQARQVYEMLRAADPASPDLPFYDAVLTYEGEKNPKAALAILAKVPADNPNYDKSLSFRVQIASETGNMAAAAAVVREARERFPDRREFVALEAAVKDKAGDVAGAVKTLEEAVKTWPDDLDILYRYGVGLEKLKRRDEAKAVMERIVAKDASHPDALNYLGYSLAEEGRDLERALAMIEKALEKEPDNPFFLDSLAWTLYKLKRTDAAFVAIEKAIAHKVKDAIIWEHYGDIAVAAGRPEEARKAYRSALELGSETPAAVKKKLEAL from the coding sequence ATGCCCGAAGCACGAAACCGCCTGTTCCCGGCGCGCCTGCCAGTCCTGCTGGTCCTGGCGCTTTTGCCGTGTCTGTTGTCCAACTCCTGCGCCTCCAGCCGGCTGGCCCGCAACGCCTACGCGGCGCGCGGTCTGTCCCCGTCGGCCGAGGTGAATTACCAGTTTCTGGTCTACCAGGATCTTTTGCGCCAGGGCCGCAAGGAGGACGCCGCCCAGACCCTGGCCGGGCTGGCCGCCGCCCACCCCTCGCCCGATCTTTCCGTGGAGCTGGCCAACCTCTACTGGGGACAAAACGAGCGGGAAAAGGCCACCGAAACCCTGGAACAGGCCCGGCTCGCCTTTCCCGGCAGCCGGCAGGTCAATTTTTATCTGGCCAACGCCTACCAGATGCGCCGACTCAACGACCAGGCCATCACGGTTCTTGAAGCCTTCCTGGCCAGCCAGCCCAAGGACTATGCCGCCGTCCAGGAACTGGCCTCGCTGGAGATCGACGCCGGCCGCAACAAGGAAGCCGGAGAACTGCTGGGCCGCATTCCCGAAGCCGAGCGCGACGCCACGGTACACTATCTGATGGCCAAGGCCGCCGCCGGCTCCGGGCGGGCCAAGGAGGCCATGCGCCATTACCGGGCCGCCGTGGCCGCCGACGCCGGCCTCATGCCGGCCTGGGCCGAACTGGCCGCCCTGCTCGAAGCCGAAGGCGATTTCAAAGGTGCCCAGGACGCCTACCAGCGGATGCTGTCCCTTGGCGAGGAATCGCCCGAGGTGCGGGCCAAGCTCGTGCGCCTGGCCATCCGCCAGAAAAATCCGGCCAAGGCGCTGGCCCTGCTCAAGGAAGGCCCTACCGGCAAATCGCAGTACCTCGACGCCATGTCCGCCCTGGTCGAGGCCGGCCAGCCTAAACAGGCCCGGCAGGTTTACGAGATGCTGCGCGCCGCCGACCCGGCCAGCCCCGATTTGCCCTTTTACGACGCCGTGCTCACCTATGAGGGCGAAAAAAACCCCAAGGCGGCCCTGGCTATTTTGGCCAAGGTACCGGCGGACAATCCGAATTACGACAAAAGCTTGAGCTTTCGCGTCCAGATCGCGTCCGAGACCGGCAACATGGCCGCCGCCGCCGCCGTGGTGCGCGAGGCCCGGGAGCGCTTCCCGGACCGGCGCGAGTTTGTCGCCCTGGAAGCCGCCGTCAAGGACAAGGCCGGCGATGTCGCCGGAGCGGTCAAGACCCTGGAAGAAGCCGTCAAGACCTGGCCTGACGACCTGGATATCCTCTACCGCTACGGCGTGGGCCTGGAAAAGCTCAAGCGTCGCGACGAGGCCAAGGCCGTCATGGAACGCATCGTGGCCAAGGACGCCAGCCACCCGGATGCCCTCAACTATCTCGGCTATTCCCTGGCCGAGGAAGGCCGCGATCTGGAACGGGCCCTGGCCATGATCGAAAAGGCCCTGGAAAAAGAGCCGGACAATCCTTTTTTCCTCGATTCCCTGGCCTGGACGCTGTACAAGCTCAAAAGGACCGACGCGGCCTTTGTCGCCATAGAAAAGGCCATCGCCCACAAGGTCAAGGACGCCATCATCTGGGAGCACTACGGCGACATCGCCGTGGCCGCCGGCCGGCCCGAAGAGGCTCGCAAGGCCTACCGCAGCGCCCTGGAACTCGGCTCCGAGACGCCGGCCGCCGTGAAAAAAAAGCTGGAGGCCCTGTAA
- a CDS encoding sigma-70 family RNA polymerase sigma factor, which yields MEIHDDQEISPDDTELDPVEPEVLDAADDDDAHEPTLDPDLEIDAADTFTLPAPRPRSEGSLSTRDPLQLYLREIGKFPMLKPEEEQELARRVRDANDQKAAFRLISSHLRLVVKIAMDFQRRWMQNVLDLIQEGNVGLMRAVTKFDPDKGIKFSYYAAYWIKAYILKYIMDNWRMVKIGTTQAQRKLFYNLNKERQRLQSLGFDPSAAQLSQALNVTESDIVEMDQRLSGNDLSLDVSLGDDTTSTRLDFLPALTPGIEEILAGDEISQQLDKHIQSIRPKLNEKEIELLDNRILSDSPVTLREIGAKYGITRERVRQIESRLLEKLKDHLSKRIEDFSSDWIHKDE from the coding sequence ATGGAAATCCACGACGATCAAGAAATTTCCCCTGATGACACGGAACTCGACCCGGTCGAGCCCGAGGTGCTCGACGCCGCCGACGACGACGACGCCCACGAACCAACCCTCGACCCCGACCTCGAAATAGACGCCGCCGATACCTTCACGTTGCCCGCGCCGCGCCCCCGCTCCGAAGGGTCGCTCTCGACCCGTGATCCGCTCCAGCTCTATCTGCGCGAAATCGGCAAGTTTCCCATGCTCAAGCCTGAAGAGGAGCAGGAACTGGCCCGGCGGGTACGCGATGCCAATGATCAAAAGGCGGCCTTTCGCCTCATTTCGTCCCATCTGCGCCTGGTGGTCAAGATCGCCATGGACTTCCAACGCCGCTGGATGCAAAACGTGCTCGACCTCATCCAGGAAGGCAACGTCGGCCTCATGCGGGCCGTGACCAAGTTCGACCCGGACAAGGGCATCAAGTTCTCTTATTATGCCGCCTACTGGATCAAGGCCTACATTCTCAAGTACATCATGGACAACTGGCGCATGGTCAAGATCGGGACCACCCAGGCCCAGCGCAAACTGTTCTATAATTTGAACAAGGAGCGCCAGCGTCTGCAAAGCCTCGGCTTCGACCCCAGCGCCGCCCAACTCTCCCAGGCCTTAAACGTCACGGAATCCGACATCGTGGAGATGGATCAGCGCTTAAGCGGCAACGATCTGTCCCTGGACGTGTCCCTTGGCGACGACACCACGTCCACGCGGCTGGATTTCCTGCCGGCGCTGACGCCCGGCATCGAGGAGATCCTGGCCGGCGACGAAATCTCGCAGCAGCTCGACAAGCACATCCAGTCCATCCGGCCCAAACTCAACGAGAAAGAGATTGAGCTGCTCGATAACCGCATCCTGTCCGACTCTCCCGTGACCCTGCGGGAAATCGGCGCGAAATACGGCATCACCCGGGAACGGGTGCGCCAGATCGAATCCCGGCTCCTGGAAAAGCTCAAGGATCATCTGTCCAAACGCATCGAGGATTTTTCCTCGGACTGGATTCACAAGGACGAATAG